GATAAACTCTACGGCGACTTCGAACTCACCTTCGAGGTCAAAGTCGACAACGAACTGAACTCCGGTGTCCAGATCCGATCCCAAACCAAGGGCGACAAACCCACGGGCCGCGTCAACGGACCCCAGGTGGAAATCGAAGCCACCAACATCAAAAACGGAGGTGAAGGTGGCTACATTTACGGTGAGTCAGCCGGTGGGTGGCGCACTCCGGCCAAGGACCGCAAACCACACAAGCACTTCAAGGATGGCGAGTGGAACAGCTACCGGATCGTCGCCAAAGGACCTCAAATTCAAGTCTGGATCAATGGCCAGCAGGTCAGCGACCTCAACGATGAAAAAATCTTCAAGTCGCACCCAAAGGGTTTCATCGGCCTACAGGTCCATGGTGTCGGCAACCGCGGTCCTTTTACCGTGGCATGGAAAAATATTAAGATCAAAGAGCTGAAGTAAAGATGCTTCCCCTCATCAGGGTGGAGTGGAAGGTTACCCCTTTCACTCCACCCTTTTTTTGTACGCTTCTTTGTATTTCAATGATCAAGGTTTGCCCAAAGCCTATCGCTTATACCAAGTAGTAAAACAGACGGGACGATAGCCGAGAGGAATGAGTTCTTTGGCAAGGCGCGACGAAGGAATGGTGCGGGCACCATGACTAAGGAGAAACAAAGCCAAAGGAGTCATTCATCCGGAACGCTCATGGATCACGCAGTGCTCTTCCAAATACCTCAACAATGATCAATCGTCTCGT
The sequence above is drawn from the Oceaniferula marina genome and encodes:
- a CDS encoding 3-keto-disaccharide hydrolase, with protein sequence MKKLASLLAASVLASPLLSAEDTGFTSIFDGKTLNGWTQKNGTATYEVKDGTIVGTTKKGSPNSFLCTDKLYGDFELTFEVKVDNELNSGVQIRSQTKGDKPTGRVNGPQVEIEATNIKNGGEGGYIYGESAGGWRTPAKDRKPHKHFKDGEWNSYRIVAKGPQIQVWINGQQVSDLNDEKIFKSHPKGFIGLQVHGVGNRGPFTVAWKNIKIKELK